In Opitutaceae bacterium TAV5, one genomic interval encodes:
- a CDS encoding N-terminal cleavage protein has product MQKTLQSARSTGYEHGVPARFQARSAFTLVELLVVIAVIGILAAILVPTAAKVRKTARSTQCLSNLRQISMAAILFANDRKGKLPDGIEPGETGVKWAVIMRYQLIDTLPRNAGKDVWFCPGQPVVISAYFYPNVKSYGATLAEIPHPARFILWRDRAENPAVNADTEGTPGSYGPHDMAFNACFADGHSSRIRDRSTLVELLQSPEK; this is encoded by the coding sequence ATGCAAAAGACGTTGCAATCTGCCAGGTCGACCGGATACGAACATGGCGTCCCCGCCCGTTTTCAGGCTCGCTCCGCATTTACCCTGGTCGAGCTTCTGGTGGTCATCGCCGTGATCGGCATCCTCGCGGCTATCCTCGTACCCACAGCCGCGAAAGTCAGAAAAACCGCCCGCTCCACGCAGTGCCTTTCCAATCTGCGGCAGATCAGCATGGCCGCCATCCTGTTTGCCAACGACCGGAAGGGAAAACTGCCCGACGGGATCGAGCCGGGCGAGACCGGAGTCAAATGGGCGGTCATCATGCGTTATCAGTTGATCGACACCCTGCCACGCAACGCCGGGAAAGACGTATGGTTTTGTCCGGGACAGCCGGTCGTCATCTCCGCTTATTTCTATCCGAATGTAAAATCGTATGGGGCCACCCTTGCGGAGATTCCCCACCCGGCCCGCTTTATCCTCTGGAGAGATCGCGCGGAAAATCCGGCCGTGAATGCCGACACCGAAGGCACGCCGGGATCGTATGGTCCGCACGACATGGCTTTCAACGCCTGTTTTGCCGATGGGCATTCCTCGCGTATCCGGGATCGAAGCACGCTGGTGGAGCTTCTCCAGTCGCCCGAGAAATAG
- a CDS encoding polysaccharide deacetylase, producing MKTTLSLLLLSTLLAAPGILPVTLHAAGPAPANILENGGFEEGDLGWRFVSPPDTTATVNESAARTGKSGFSITDNSATAFPRAMSRDFPTAPGHRYKVAFWARTHSPGTYGGITVRFLDSAGKMVGDPGVAHAQVSNTGDQWQPFELTVAAPAGVATIALWLHTYARQEGVIDFDDIELVDLGGADGDTAPPLPAPAPVAAGSDGARGLYVVIKADDLRAIPRGVHPRWAKFVSFLRERGIKSGIGIIAQSFEADNPAYFSWIKECQASGLVEFWYHGHDHRQWKDNGADVYEFKGSGYEHQRDHLALSQRLARERLGFAFSTFGAPFNVTDEATSRVLAEDSDITVWLYGDKTAPAGKVILDRDWGVGIENPLFVPNPEKFAAGYAATSASRRYYVIQGHPAQWDDARFENFVRIIDFLVAHEARFVTPSELARVPGI from the coding sequence ATGAAAACCACATTGTCCCTGCTGCTTCTCTCCACGCTCCTTGCCGCGCCCGGCATTCTGCCTGTCACGCTCCACGCCGCCGGACCGGCGCCGGCAAACATCCTCGAAAACGGGGGCTTTGAAGAAGGTGACCTCGGCTGGCGCTTCGTCAGCCCGCCCGACACCACTGCCACGGTGAACGAATCCGCCGCCCGTACCGGCAAGTCCGGTTTCAGCATTACGGACAACTCGGCTACCGCCTTTCCCCGGGCCATGAGCCGCGACTTTCCCACCGCTCCCGGTCACCGCTACAAAGTTGCCTTCTGGGCCCGCACACATTCTCCCGGTACTTACGGAGGCATTACCGTTCGTTTTCTGGACTCCGCCGGCAAAATGGTCGGCGATCCCGGGGTTGCCCACGCCCAGGTTTCCAATACCGGAGACCAGTGGCAGCCTTTCGAACTCACGGTCGCCGCTCCGGCCGGAGTTGCCACCATTGCACTCTGGCTGCACACCTATGCGAGACAGGAAGGCGTGATCGACTTCGATGACATCGAGCTTGTCGACCTCGGCGGAGCCGACGGAGATACAGCGCCGCCCCTCCCCGCCCCCGCGCCGGTTGCGGCCGGGAGCGATGGCGCCCGCGGCCTGTATGTCGTTATCAAGGCCGATGACTTGCGCGCCATTCCCCGCGGCGTCCATCCGCGCTGGGCCAAATTTGTCTCCTTCCTGCGCGAACGCGGCATCAAGTCGGGCATCGGTATCATTGCCCAATCGTTCGAAGCCGACAACCCGGCCTACTTCTCCTGGATCAAGGAATGCCAGGCCAGCGGTCTCGTCGAATTCTGGTATCACGGTCACGATCACCGGCAATGGAAAGATAACGGCGCCGACGTCTACGAGTTCAAGGGCTCCGGTTATGAGCACCAGCGTGATCATCTCGCCCTCAGCCAGCGCCTCGCCCGCGAGCGCCTCGGCTTTGCGTTCTCCACTTTCGGCGCTCCCTTCAATGTCACCGACGAGGCGACGAGCCGCGTCCTCGCCGAAGATTCCGACATCACCGTATGGCTTTATGGCGACAAGACGGCGCCGGCCGGCAAGGTCATCCTCGACCGCGACTGGGGCGTGGGGATCGAAAATCCGCTCTTCGTTCCCAACCCCGAAAAATTCGCGGCCGGCTACGCCGCCACCTCGGCCTCGCGCCGCTACTATGTGATCCAGGGGCATCCTGCGCAGTGGGACGATGCCCGTTTCGAAAATTTCGTTCGCATCATCGACTTTCTCGTCGCCCACGAGGCCCGTTTCGTCACCCCGTCCGAACTGGCCCGCGTCCCCGGTATCTGA